One Staphylococcus simiae genomic region harbors:
- a CDS encoding tRNA dihydrouridine synthase: MKENFWSELPRPFFILAPMEDVTDIVFRHVVSEAARPDVFFTEFTNTESFCHPDGIQSVRGRLTFSEDEQPMVAHIWGDKPEHFREMSVGLAEMGFKGIDLNMGCPVANVAKKGKGSGLILRPERAAEIIQAAKAGGLPVSVKTRLGYYEIDEWKDWLRHVFEQDIANLSIHLRTRKEMSKVDAHWELIEAIKQLRDEVAPNTLLTINGDIPDRQTGMELANQFGIDGVMIGRGIFHNPFAFEKEPREHSSKELLGLLRLHLSLFEKYGKDESRQFKSLRRFFKIYVRGIRGASELRHQLMSTQSIAEARQLLDDFEGKMTDDDIIMTVGDDGVSKDE; this comes from the coding sequence ATGAAAGAAAATTTTTGGAGTGAATTACCACGTCCATTTTTTATTTTGGCACCAATGGAAGATGTCACAGATATCGTCTTCCGTCACGTTGTCAGTGAAGCAGCTAGACCTGATGTCTTTTTCACTGAATTTACTAATACTGAAAGTTTCTGTCACCCTGATGGCATTCAAAGCGTTCGTGGACGTTTAACTTTTAGTGAAGACGAACAACCTATGGTAGCGCATATTTGGGGAGATAAACCAGAGCACTTCCGTGAAATGAGCGTTGGATTAGCAGAGATGGGCTTTAAAGGCATTGATTTAAATATGGGATGTCCTGTAGCTAATGTTGCTAAGAAAGGTAAAGGTTCAGGTTTAATACTACGACCTGAAAGAGCGGCTGAAATTATTCAAGCAGCTAAAGCGGGAGGTCTACCGGTCAGTGTTAAAACACGTCTTGGGTATTATGAGATTGATGAATGGAAAGATTGGTTAAGACATGTCTTCGAACAAGATATTGCCAATTTATCGATCCACCTTCGTACACGCAAAGAGATGAGTAAAGTTGATGCCCATTGGGAACTGATTGAAGCCATTAAACAGTTGCGTGATGAAGTGGCACCGAACACTTTATTGACGATTAACGGTGATATCCCTGATAGACAAACAGGTATGGAACTTGCTAATCAATTTGGTATTGATGGGGTCATGATTGGTAGAGGTATCTTCCATAATCCATTTGCTTTTGAAAAAGAACCGCGTGAACATTCAAGCAAAGAATTATTAGGATTGTTGAGATTACATTTATCATTATTTGAAAAATATGGTAAAGATGAATCACGACAATTCAAAAGCTTACGTAGATTCTTTAAAATTTATGTACGAGGCATTAGAGGTGCAAGTGAGCTACGTCACCAATTAATGAGTACACAATCGATCGCAGAAGCACGTCAATTACTAGATGACTTCGAAGGAAAAATGACTGACGACGACATCATAATGACTGTCGGTGACGATGGTGTAAGCAAAGACGAGTAA
- a CDS encoding DUF4834 family protein, with protein sequence MKKILGIIFAIIITTLLITMIVLGAFIAYDMITKNNDNTKAVAQQTQEDIGKNNSNSDDQSSSSQNENNNEQTSIDSNEASTNNKSTQVEVNRNNVFDYLFAAMDHNGYEKDMYKYKEPVFNSTTGNWEILASNKGGAGGGLTFKVEPDGAVLVYDNLNRFDKKIK encoded by the coding sequence ATGAAAAAAATATTAGGAATAATCTTTGCTATTATAATTACCACTTTATTAATTACTATGATTGTTTTAGGTGCATTTATCGCCTACGATATGATAACTAAGAATAATGACAACACAAAAGCAGTAGCTCAGCAGACACAAGAAGATATTGGTAAAAACAATTCTAATTCTGATGATCAAAGTTCTAGTTCTCAAAATGAAAATAATAATGAACAAACTTCAATTGACTCTAATGAAGCGTCAACTAATAATAAATCCACTCAAGTAGAAGTAAATCGTAATAATGTATTCGATTATCTATTTGCAGCAATGGACCATAATGGTTATGAAAAAGATATGTACAAGTATAAAGAACCTGTCTTTAATTCAACTACTGGTAATTGGGAAATTTTAGCTAGCAATAAAGGTGGTGCTGGTGGTGGATTAACATTTAAGGTAGAACCAGATGGTGCTGTTTTAGTTTATGATAATTTAAATAGGTTTGATAAAAAGATTAAATAG
- a CDS encoding zinc-binding dehydrogenase has protein sequence MINQVYQLVAPRQFEVTYNNETINSNKVVVRPLYLSICAADQRYYTGQRHEDVLRQKLPMSLIHEAVGEVVYDSANVYKTGTKVMMVPNTPVETHPMIAENYLPSSHFRSSGFDGFMQDYVFIAHDRVVEVDPSITDLSTMSYTELVTVSWHAIQRFERKAHTNRMRLAIWGDGNLGYITAVLLKKRYPNASIAIFGKTDYKLSHFSFVDDIYHIHDIPQGVTFDHAFECVGGKGSQSALKQIIDFITPEGTVSLLGVSEYPIEVNTRLVLEKGLTLFGSSRSGAQDFKEVMAFYAKYPDVVEKLALLKGNECDIRTISDAINAFETDLSMSWGKTVLKWTM, from the coding sequence ATGATTAATCAAGTCTATCAGCTTGTTGCACCAAGACAATTCGAAGTCACTTACAATAATGAAACGATTAATAGTAACAAAGTGGTTGTTAGACCTCTTTATTTATCTATATGTGCAGCAGATCAACGATACTATACAGGTCAACGACATGAAGATGTCTTACGTCAAAAATTGCCAATGTCTTTAATTCATGAAGCAGTTGGAGAAGTCGTTTACGATAGTGCCAATGTCTATAAAACAGGAACTAAAGTGATGATGGTACCTAACACACCAGTCGAGACGCATCCTATGATTGCTGAAAATTACTTGCCTAGTAGTCACTTTAGATCTAGTGGGTTTGATGGCTTTATGCAGGATTATGTTTTTATAGCACATGATCGGGTGGTCGAAGTTGACCCTAGTATCACAGATTTAAGTACGATGTCATACACTGAATTGGTCACTGTTAGTTGGCATGCCATTCAACGTTTTGAGCGTAAAGCACATACGAATAGAATGCGTCTTGCAATATGGGGAGATGGCAATTTAGGTTATATTACGGCAGTGTTACTGAAGAAACGTTATCCGAATGCGTCTATCGCCATCTTTGGTAAGACGGATTATAAGTTGAGTCACTTTTCATTCGTTGATGATATTTATCATATCCATGACATACCACAAGGAGTGACGTTTGATCATGCTTTCGAATGTGTAGGAGGTAAAGGTAGCCAGTCAGCACTAAAACAAATCATTGATTTCATAACACCTGAGGGTACCGTGAGTCTACTCGGTGTTAGTGAATATCCAATTGAAGTGAACACTAGATTAGTCTTAGAAAAAGGATTAACGCTATTTGGTAGTAGTAGAAGTGGTGCTCAAGATTTTAAAGAAGTGATGGCTTTTTACGCTAAGTATCCAGATGTTGTGGAAAAGTTAGCTTTATTAAAAGGTAACGAATGTGATATTAGAACAATTAGTGATGCTATCAATGCATTTGAAACAGATTTATCAATGTCATGGGGGAAAACAGTATTAAAATGGACAATGTAG
- a CDS encoding DeoR/GlpR family DNA-binding transcription regulator gives MKQNSRHQIILNNLKNYNKVEVEELSKELEVSEMTVRRDLEKLESEGSLVRVFGGAIPIQTNISETPYYDKKVENMVAKKEIAKEAIKIIRDNQTIILDSGTTTYEIANQLIQLDFNLTVITNDITICNVLMNTDIDVIVLGGYMQNRTGSILGSLTFDLVTKLNADLFFLGAHAVDKEYGVTAPSIDKAKLKTAMMNASKETILVADQSKFEKRKLYKVTELERISKIISY, from the coding sequence ATGAAACAAAATAGCAGACATCAAATTATTTTAAATAATTTGAAAAATTATAACAAAGTTGAAGTTGAAGAACTTTCTAAAGAATTGGAAGTATCTGAAATGACAGTAAGAAGAGATCTTGAGAAATTAGAATCAGAAGGGAGTTTGGTGAGAGTATTTGGTGGTGCTATTCCTATACAAACAAACATTAGTGAAACACCATATTATGATAAAAAAGTTGAAAATATGGTAGCTAAAAAGGAAATAGCTAAAGAAGCAATAAAAATTATTCGAGATAATCAAACAATCATCTTAGATTCGGGAACTACTACTTATGAAATTGCTAATCAACTTATTCAATTAGACTTTAATTTAACTGTCATAACTAATGATATAACGATTTGTAATGTTTTAATGAATACAGATATTGATGTCATTGTATTAGGGGGATACATGCAAAATAGGACTGGTTCAATATTAGGAAGTTTAACATTTGACTTAGTAACTAAACTAAATGCAGATTTATTTTTCTTAGGCGCCCATGCTGTAGATAAAGAATATGGAGTAACTGCTCCTAGTATTGATAAAGCGAAATTGAAAACAGCCATGATGAATGCATCTAAGGAAACGATATTGGTTGCTGATCAAAGTAAATTTGAAAAGAGAAAATTATATAAAGTTACAGAGTTAGAACGCATCTCAAAAATAATTTCTTATTAA
- a CDS encoding D-ribitol-5-phosphate cytidylyltransferase has product MIYAGILAGGIGSRMGNVPLPKQFLDLDGKPILIHTIEKFMLVNDFDKIFIATPQKWVSHTKDILRKHYINDDRIEVIQGGTDRNETIMNIIHEIEHRQPITDDDVIITHDAVRPFLTHRIIKENIDNVLKYGAVDTVISATDTIVTSTDGEYVHTIPVRNEMYQGQTPQSFNIKLLRNSYKALSAEQKDILTDACKILIVANQQVRLVRGELYNIKITTPYDLKVANSILKGGMLND; this is encoded by the coding sequence ATGATTTATGCTGGTATATTAGCAGGTGGTATTGGCTCTAGAATGGGCAATGTCCCACTACCTAAACAGTTTTTAGATTTAGATGGTAAGCCCATACTGATACATACAATTGAAAAATTTATGTTAGTGAATGATTTCGATAAAATTTTCATCGCCACACCACAAAAATGGGTATCACATACGAAAGATATATTACGCAAACATTACATTAATGATGACAGAATCGAAGTGATACAAGGAGGCACTGACCGTAATGAAACCATTATGAACATCATTCATGAAATTGAACATAGACAACCAATTACTGATGATGATGTGATTATCACGCATGATGCTGTTAGACCATTTTTAACGCATAGAATCATTAAAGAAAATATCGACAATGTTTTGAAATATGGTGCAGTGGATACCGTCATATCTGCGACGGATACTATCGTGACATCAACTGATGGTGAATACGTACATACTATACCGGTTCGAAATGAGATGTACCAAGGGCAAACACCACAGTCATTTAATATTAAGTTATTAAGAAATAGCTATAAAGCATTGTCTGCAGAACAGAAGGACATATTGACTGATGCGTGTAAGATTCTTATAGTGGCTAATCAACAAGTGAGATTAGTACGTGGGGAATTATATAACATTAAAATAACAACACCCTATGACCTAAAGGTGGCTAATTCCATCTTAAAAGGCGGGATGTTAAATGATTAA
- a CDS encoding CDP-glycerol glycerophosphotransferase family protein → MRNRKLWIFNATNEFAGNPKWLFIYINKFRKDIEAYWMCNDINIVNKVRKLGFKAETYHSNKAEKLKSEAGVFVVHQVKEHIPVKFKNEVVILNLWHGVGIKPIERFVDSPGIRQRIYKKYIKYNEIYRNNQLCLVTSPLMERHFCKMFNLSEDQVVRSGYPANMFDKQMFSSFDHDIRQQKGLNTDTKIALYAPTFRDYDMTNFFGQAIPNMPELLTTLKNNNILLIIKMHYLVKKDINYLAYKKLYGNHPNILFWDNDKDIYEIFDQINIGIVDYSSIYYDLLASGVQHFIRYIYDYDKYTANRTLVHDYQEMTSGTIASNFDDLLAMLSHIESLPFDEQKNETILQQFWQYDLDTDNGFEKIIEATLNYQIKTLQLPKLYSFDIFDTIIQRKTLKPEGIFLYVKDKLITLKADLPAYVIHNYPRVRSQAESYMRDYYKKSEFVRDDKRLEIKFQDIIARIQSVYDLTSEQAQLLYDLEIEAELNNVEAKEDKLALLYDLLDHNQDVILISDMYLPKDVIIQMLTKVDPKLAELPLYVSSDKGNQKSTSLLYLDVFEDLNYDYAEWIHYGDNKHADFTVPKKLNIKPKHHKLTKFNAYENAILKRNKQYDTFLLTTQLARFRQKDYDNLNYYVYGYISSYFVPYVSWSIKKALKENIQTLYFISRDGELLKKIADAIIAVKGYDIQTKYIYGSRKAWRIPSFIDHIDQEFFSVFGNLAGLTNFDSAIKALHISEQEFEQVFPQLQHLNKVSKLTNNDRELIRITAQYNKAYHKLLLDKARQERDIVNDYLRQEIDFNEKFAFVEYWGRGYTQDCLDRLLNNISEQPIDTIFFYARSIYPTIGTAVRYNYTSKMTSLIFIESIFANIPYQSVPGYRRNNDMVEPIIQPKNYDKDLYQAMDNILPEFITSFYSKHYINEDELKRNFYDFGVDYFRTQPEDDRIVKYFAPLKDSVVLFEPEVEYAPAISYKMASQKLLGKKVQLKTKNKRMSLKRSPQGIQLAYKLYMKYVKKRQGKVVKRLRKHKVIKKVKKLIKYVK, encoded by the coding sequence ATGAGGAATAGAAAACTGTGGATATTTAATGCCACAAATGAATTTGCTGGTAATCCTAAATGGTTGTTTATTTACATCAATAAATTTCGCAAAGATATCGAAGCATATTGGATGTGTAATGATATTAATATCGTTAACAAAGTTAGAAAGTTAGGGTTCAAAGCTGAAACGTATCATTCTAACAAAGCTGAAAAGTTAAAAAGCGAAGCGGGTGTATTTGTCGTACATCAAGTTAAAGAACATATACCAGTTAAATTTAAGAATGAAGTGGTTATTCTGAATTTATGGCATGGTGTGGGTATTAAACCCATTGAACGCTTTGTTGACTCTCCAGGTATTAGACAACGTATTTACAAGAAATATATCAAATATAATGAAATTTATCGCAATAATCAATTATGTTTAGTAACGTCTCCGTTAATGGAACGTCACTTCTGTAAGATGTTCAATTTGAGCGAGGATCAAGTTGTGCGTTCAGGTTATCCAGCCAATATGTTTGATAAACAGATGTTCAGTTCATTCGATCATGACATTCGACAGCAAAAGGGATTGAATACGGATACTAAAATTGCGTTATATGCACCTACATTTAGAGACTATGACATGACTAACTTTTTCGGCCAAGCCATACCAAATATGCCAGAATTACTGACAACATTAAAGAACAACAACATATTATTAATTATTAAAATGCATTACTTAGTCAAAAAGGATATTAATTATCTTGCTTATAAAAAATTGTATGGCAACCATCCTAATATTCTGTTCTGGGATAATGATAAAGATATTTATGAAATTTTTGATCAAATAAATATCGGAATTGTAGATTATTCTTCTATTTATTACGATTTGTTAGCTTCAGGTGTACAACATTTTATTCGTTATATTTATGATTACGATAAATATACTGCCAATCGAACATTAGTACATGATTATCAAGAGATGACTTCCGGAACCATAGCATCAAACTTTGATGACTTGCTGGCAATGTTAAGTCATATAGAGTCATTGCCATTTGATGAACAGAAGAATGAGACGATTTTACAGCAGTTTTGGCAATATGATTTAGATACTGACAATGGTTTTGAAAAGATTATTGAAGCAACATTAAACTATCAGATTAAGACATTACAGTTACCTAAATTATACAGTTTTGATATTTTCGATACGATTATTCAACGTAAGACCTTAAAGCCTGAAGGGATTTTCCTCTATGTTAAAGATAAATTAATCACATTGAAGGCAGATTTACCAGCCTATGTCATTCATAACTATCCGCGCGTAAGAAGCCAAGCTGAAAGTTATATGAGAGATTATTATAAGAAATCTGAATTTGTGCGTGATGATAAGCGACTAGAAATAAAGTTTCAAGATATTATCGCTAGGATTCAGTCGGTATATGATTTAACGAGTGAGCAAGCACAACTACTATATGATTTGGAAATCGAAGCAGAATTGAATAACGTCGAAGCTAAAGAAGATAAATTGGCACTCCTATATGATTTATTAGATCACAATCAAGATGTCATTTTAATCAGTGATATGTACTTACCTAAAGACGTCATCATTCAAATGTTAACTAAAGTAGATCCCAAGTTGGCAGAATTACCTCTTTATGTATCTAGTGACAAGGGTAATCAGAAATCAACGAGTTTACTATACTTAGATGTCTTTGAGGATTTGAACTACGATTATGCAGAATGGATTCACTACGGTGATAATAAACATGCTGATTTTACAGTTCCTAAAAAGTTAAATATCAAACCGAAACATCATAAATTAACAAAATTCAATGCCTATGAGAATGCGATTCTAAAGCGTAACAAACAATACGATACATTTTTACTTACAACGCAACTAGCGAGATTTCGTCAAAAGGATTATGACAACTTAAACTATTATGTCTATGGCTATATTAGTAGTTATTTTGTACCATATGTAAGTTGGTCCATTAAAAAGGCACTCAAAGAAAATATTCAAACGTTATACTTTATTTCAAGAGATGGCGAACTACTTAAAAAAATTGCTGATGCGATTATTGCTGTCAAAGGTTATGACATTCAAACTAAATATATTTATGGATCGCGTAAAGCATGGCGTATTCCATCATTTATAGATCATATAGATCAAGAATTCTTTTCAGTATTTGGAAATTTAGCAGGCTTAACTAACTTTGATAGTGCTATCAAAGCATTACATATTAGTGAACAAGAGTTTGAGCAAGTATTTCCACAATTACAACATCTTAACAAGGTTAGTAAATTAACTAACAATGATAGAGAACTCATTAGAATAACAGCACAATATAATAAAGCGTATCACAAATTGTTGCTTGATAAAGCGCGTCAAGAAAGAGATATTGTTAATGATTATTTACGCCAAGAAATTGATTTCAATGAGAAGTTTGCTTTCGTAGAATATTGGGGTCGAGGCTATACACAAGATTGTCTGGATCGGCTGTTAAATAACATTAGTGAACAACCTATCGATACCATTTTCTTCTATGCGAGAAGTATTTATCCAACAATTGGTACAGCAGTTAGATATAATTACACAAGTAAGATGACATCACTTATTTTTATCGAGTCTATCTTTGCGAATATACCATACCAAAGTGTTCCAGGATATCGTCGAAATAATGATATGGTGGAACCTATCATTCAACCGAAAAATTATGACAAAGATTTATATCAAGCTATGGATAATATCTTACCAGAGTTTATTACATCATTTTATAGTAAACATTATATCAATGAAGATGAACTAAAACGAAACTTTTATGACTTTGGGGTGGATTATTTTAGAACGCAACCTGAAGATGATCGTATCGTGAAATACTTTGCACCTTTGAAAGACTCAGTAGTCTTATTTGAACCTGAGGTAGAGTATGCACCAGCAATCAGTTATAAGATGGCATCGCAGAAGTTATTAGGTAAAAAAGTCCAACTTAAAACTAAAAACAAACGTATGTCATTAAAACGTTCACCACAAGGTATTCAATTAGCGTATAAATTATATATGAAATATGTTAAAAAACGACAAGGCAAAGTAGTTAAACGACTACGTAAGCATAAAGTGATTAAAAAGGTCAAAAAATTAATAAAATATGTTAAATAG
- a CDS encoding CDP-glycerol glycerophosphotransferase family protein: MDNVVLNNVNSSEANVFIDNIYWERVQMYITGHLGFNMSIQGTFQLQNVNSEEVIPIKHVRMEGNKFTCRFNVSAVDGSYLLSGTYQLVYTTKEGQHHATISQKLLKVNQQLLTLFQQNDLNQFNHDDNYVLQLLTKVFRKNGNSTKHCYTVTPEIDPYNNDMMLKVKYINYKSKGRSKKRKFSLNKTRRRWWLKTREGIFNAIFNTSKFIHNKKTNTVLFSSESRANLSGNFKFIYDEMIRQHIDEKYKIHQIYKANITDRYKLTDKFKLPYLYGKADIIFVDDFHPTLNKVKFRPSQDIIQVWHAVGAFKTVGYSRAGKQGGLFFGSKAHRNYTKVYVSSKSVIPMYAEAFGMDESQVIPTGVPRTDILFDDSYAQQIRDKMSQELPIIKGKKVVLFAPTFRGNGHKSAHYPFDNIDFDRLATYCRNHNAVVLFKMHPFVKERVPIPTEYQAYFQDIADYREVNDLLFITDILITDYSSLIYEFACFKRPMLFYAFDLEDYIATRDFYEPYVSFVPGKIVRQFDEVMQSLEHNDFDIEKVKTFLDKNFDHQDGLASQRLVNDVFNSQTT; encoded by the coding sequence ATGGACAATGTAGTACTTAACAATGTAAATAGTAGTGAAGCAAATGTATTTATAGATAATATTTATTGGGAACGCGTCCAAATGTATATTACTGGGCATTTAGGATTCAATATGAGTATTCAAGGTACTTTTCAACTTCAAAATGTCAATAGTGAAGAAGTGATACCGATTAAACATGTTCGCATGGAGGGAAATAAATTTACATGTCGCTTTAATGTTTCGGCAGTGGATGGTAGCTATTTATTGTCAGGCACATATCAGCTGGTATATACAACTAAAGAAGGGCAGCATCATGCGACAATAAGTCAAAAGTTATTAAAAGTAAATCAACAATTATTAACTTTATTCCAACAAAATGACTTAAATCAATTTAATCATGATGATAATTATGTATTGCAACTGTTGACTAAAGTATTTAGAAAAAATGGTAATTCAACAAAGCATTGTTACACTGTAACACCAGAAATTGACCCATATAACAATGATATGATGCTTAAAGTGAAGTATATCAATTACAAATCTAAAGGGCGTTCTAAAAAAAGAAAGTTCTCGTTAAACAAAACGCGACGTAGATGGTGGTTGAAAACGCGAGAAGGTATATTTAACGCTATTTTCAATACGTCTAAATTCATTCATAACAAGAAGACGAATACCGTATTATTTTCTTCGGAATCACGTGCTAACTTATCGGGAAATTTCAAATTTATCTATGATGAAATGATAAGACAACATATCGATGAGAAATATAAAATTCATCAAATTTATAAAGCTAATATTACTGATAGATATAAATTGACTGATAAATTCAAATTACCATACTTATATGGGAAAGCAGATATCATTTTCGTTGATGATTTCCATCCTACATTAAATAAAGTTAAATTCAGACCGTCACAAGACATTATTCAAGTATGGCATGCTGTAGGTGCATTTAAGACTGTAGGCTACAGTCGTGCTGGTAAACAGGGTGGTCTTTTCTTCGGTTCAAAAGCACATCGAAATTATACGAAAGTGTATGTTTCTTCAAAATCTGTAATACCAATGTATGCTGAAGCATTTGGCATGGATGAAAGCCAAGTGATTCCTACAGGTGTACCACGTACAGATATCTTATTTGATGACTCTTATGCACAACAAATTAGAGATAAGATGTCACAAGAATTACCAATCATCAAGGGTAAAAAGGTCGTACTATTTGCTCCAACCTTTAGGGGTAATGGTCATAAGTCAGCACATTATCCATTTGACAATATTGATTTTGATCGTTTAGCAACATATTGTCGCAATCATAATGCTGTCGTGTTGTTTAAAATGCATCCTTTTGTCAAAGAACGCGTACCTATTCCAACTGAATACCAAGCTTACTTCCAAGATATTGCCGATTATAGGGAAGTTAATGATTTATTATTTATTACTGATATTTTAATTACTGACTATTCATCTTTAATATATGAATTTGCTTGTTTTAAACGTCCAATGTTATTTTATGCCTTTGATTTGGAAGATTATATTGCCACACGTGATTTTTATGAACCGTATGTATCGTTTGTCCCAGGTAAAATTGTACGTCAGTTTGATGAAGTTATGCAGTCGTTGGAACATAACGATTTTGATATAGAAAAAGTTAAAACATTTTTAGATAAAAATTTTGATCATCAAGATGGTCTAGCAAGTCAACGTTTAGTCAATGATGTCTTTAACTCACAAACGACATAA